DNA from Salvelinus sp. IW2-2015 linkage group LG2, ASM291031v2, whole genome shotgun sequence:
CCAATGgtttatcaatcaaatgtatttataaagcccttcttacatcagctgatgtgacaaagtgctgtatagaaacccagccaaacaatgcaggtgtagaagcacggtggctaggaaaaactccctagaaaggccagaacctaggaagaaacctagagaggaaccaggctatgaggggtggccagtcctcttctggctgtgccgggtggagattataacagtacatggccaagatgttcaaatgttcatagatgaccagcagggtcaaataataataatcagtggttgtcgagggtgcaacagttcagcacctcaggagtaaatgtcagttgtcttttcatagccgatcattaagagtatctctaccgctcctgctgtctatagagagttgaaaacaggtctgggacaggtagcatgcccggtgaacaggtcagggttccatagccacaggcagaacaattgaaactgaagcagcagcacagccaggtggactggggatagcaaggagtcatcaggccaggtcctccgagagagagagagataattagagagagcaagtaatttttccaacaattgtttacagacagattatttcacttataattcactgtatcacaattctagtgggtcagaagtttacatacactaagttgactgtgcctttaaagagcttggaaaattccagaaaattatgtcaatggctttagaaccttctgataggctaattgacataatttgagtcaattggaggtgtacctgtggatgtatttcaaggctaccttcaaactcagtgcctctttgacccaagttaaacaatttaaaggcaatgctaccaagtactaattgagtgtatgtaaacatctgacccactgggaatgtgatgaaataaataaaagctgaaataaatcattctctactattattctgacatttcacattcttaaaataaagtggtgatcctaactgacctaagacagggaatttttactaggattaaatgtcaggaattgtgaaaaactgcgtttaaatgtatttggctaaggcgtatgtaaacttccgacttcaactgtacatgattgTATAGTTAAAgagactatgcatatatgataaacagtgagtagcagcagcgtaaaagaggggttggaggtgcggtacaatgtaaatagtctgggtagccatttgattacctgttcaggagtcttatggcttgggggtaaaagctgttgagaagccgtTTGGTCCGTTGGTATCTCAATTTGGAAGCAGTCTATTCCACCCTTGTCTGGAAAACACTAAAAATATAATTGTTATAGCTAACTCACTCTCTTTTGTGTGTTGGTAGCAATGATGAATGTGTATAAATCGTCTTTGGTTGGTTAGTTGGTCCTCAGCCAGTCTCGACTGGCTAGCAATCTTGCTGACAATTTAGTgacgctagttagctaacagcagGTTGAAAATATTGAAATGTCCATGTTAGGTATACTTAGCTAGCCAGTCTAATAGAGATAAATACAATTAGTGGGGTGGTTAAATTGTGTATTGTTGTAGGTGGAATCTGATTCCACCAACATGCATTTCCAACCCCTAGCTCTGCACAAGGTGAAGGTAAATTGGCCAAAATATTTACAAGCTGATGGCAATTTACAGTAAGCATGATAAAAATGAATTGGGAAGtgtttgtatggtttgtgttATTGGATTACAGGTGGTTAGATGTAACCTGAGGAGCAGAGTACCTTCCAGACAATGTACTCAATTTAGtctacccctcttctcttttGACCTTTTCTTGTAGTTCAAATTCAAGCTATTTGGAGTCATTCCACAGTGACCTGCTGAAAAATACCCCAAATTGGGGACATTTTGGCTACACAAGCTCGAGGGAGCGGACACACCTTGTGGTTATGGAGCACAACAACATTCTGGCTCtccatggaggaggtggtgtgggggtgctttcctggtgatactgtctgtgatgtatttagaattcaaggcacacttaaccagcatggctatcacagcattctgcagcgatactccatcccatctggtttgcacttagtgtgaatattgtttgtttttcaacaggacagtgaccaacacacctccaggatgtgtaagggctatttgaccaagaaggagagtgatggagtgctgcatcagatggcctgtcctccacaatcatctgaagaatcccaaatataaaatcaatattgatttgtttaacaccttgttggttactacattattttatatgtgttatttcatcgttttgatgtcttcactattattctacaatgtaaaataaagaaaatcccttgaatgtgtaggtgtggtCCTGTTGATTGTATTTTGATTAGTTTCAgcgctatttgggttgttaattggattcgcCCACAAGTTCTAATTTATTTGTATTGTACTTTATACATTTAAATTATTTGTGTTCTTGTTTGACATTGTACTACAGTGTTAGGATATAgtagcataagcatttcgctattacatctgctaaactgtgtaagagaccaataaactttgatttgatttaactcgATTTTTTATTTCCGAAAGAGATGGCTTACTATTAGATAAATGTCTTGTGCAAAATTGTCTTTATCCACTCCTGTAAAGACAGGGAGTGCAACTTTCTCCTGGTGTTCCATAACTTAATTTTATAGACCTGAACTCGACAGATATGGCTGAAGTTCCATATGCGAGCATGTATCAGTGTGACACTATTTACCTTCCGCAAAAATGGAACTATAGTATACTAGCCATCAGTGGGTGAATGTTGTGTTGTTTATATTACTTAAAAATACAAAGGTAAAACATATGCATATAAATATCAAATATGTTAAGTAAAGTACACATTAAGTAATGTAGTAATTATATCTCAAACGTTCATACTTTTCGATTTTTATCGTCAGAGGTTGTATAGTAACCAAGTAATGTGTACCCATGTTTTCTGTCGGACGATGCAGACTAAAGGACCGAGTTGCTGTGGGAGGAAAAGATGGCGCTGCCCATGTTAAGAGGTTGCTACTGTAGCAGGACGCCTTCAGTACTGATTCGTTTCTTGAAACCTGATCACGTTGTGCAGCCCCAGTCCAACAAGACTACTCGCCTGGCTCCAACTTTGTCCGTTGGTGTCGTGTCCACAGTCCGACCTTACAGCTCTGATCGAGGTGGAGGTAAACAAAACCAGAAGGTGGTTGTGGTTGGCATCCCCAACCCTTTCATATGGTTTCGAACCCGAATATACTATTTTTTGATTCGGGTTTATTTTGACAAGGAATTCAAAATCGAAGAATTCACAGAGGGATCGAAGCAGGTAGGTAGGCTACAGTCCGTGGAATAAGTGGTCTCTAGCTAGTGGAAGCCAGTTAGACCAGAAATACTTCATTTCTTAAAAGTATGCTTGACTAAACACCCCAGCTTGCCAAGAGAAACAACGTGGGCGTTACTGCAAGCCAAGTTTTGTACCCAATCCAGTTCTTGTGAAATGTTTGACTGTTTCCCCTTCTAATCATCAACAGTTGAACTTGTTCCTTAGTGCATCTTACATAATTGTTACGTTGTGTCATTATAGCTAAAATATAATATGTTGTTGCAGGCATTCTCCCATGTTTCAAGACTGTTGTCAGGGAGTCAATTTGAGTCTCTTGAAGGTCTGGTTGCTAAAGATGTGAGTATTAtgactggaaacacttatctccctcactagctttaagcaccagctgtcagagcagctcacagagtactgcacctgtacatagcccatctataatttagcccaaacaactccctcttcccctactgtatttattttgctcctttgcacaccattatttctactttgcacattcttccactgcaaatctaccattccagtgttttacttactatattgtatttacctcgccaccatggcctttttttttgcctttacctcccttatctcacctcatttgctcacattgtatatagacttatttttctactgtattattgactgtatgttttgtttattccatgtgtaactctgtgttgttgtatgtgtcgaattgctatgctttatcttggccaggtcgcagttgcaaatgagaacttgttctcaactagcctacctggttaaataaaggttaaataaataaataataaataaaataatattctcAGACATTTTTGCACAAGTCATTTCAGTGTAGCATTGATAGGAGAGCTGCTAGTGGGTTGGGGGTGGCAGCCAGCCCTAGCGGGTTTAGAACATTGTAATCGaaaagttgctggttcaaatcctcaAGCTGACTAGGTCAAAAATATGCCAATGTGCCCTTGTGCAAAGCACTTATCCctgattgctcctgtaagtcgttcCGGATACTAGCGTCTGTTAAATTAGGGGTTCCTAAgctttttcactcaggccccctttcaagcattggggaacatcctccGCCCCCCACGTCAGTTTCGATGGGCACaaccactgttcatgacacaaactgttcacacccctctgttttttctttcttgcatttctatacattttgccatgtctaacgtgtattcatgtgatatttgagtgactcaaacattacaacataaTCTACGGGCCAAATGTTGCTGACAAGGGCTAGTTCATCTAGACCTTTCTTACAAGTTATAAATGTCTCTttaaggcagggtttcccaaactcaggaccgagtttggaaacCCCTGCTCTAAGGTGTGCATAGACTGACATGACGAGAGGAAAACTGACGATGCACtaccaaattttgaaattgcaccttgtgcattctactattacaactttcaggagtaagttgaaagccgaaCTACTGtgctaaataactcaaatatAAATGTATACCACATTATCTGCAGGCATTGGGCCCTTTCTCATATTTCCTCTCTCCATTTTCTCCCTCACAGCTGATTGCAAAACTGGAAGAGAAATGTGCTCTGCTCCCTCCCAGCCACCTGCAAGCGCTTTCTGCAGATCCGGAAGACTTGATGTACACAACACCAGGGGATGTTGGCATctattatgatgatgatggtaagaGCCAGGTTATGTCTACACAGCAAAAAACAACACACGAAACCACCTACTCCTTTACTGTGACTGATCATTTCTGATGTCAACGGTCAGTAATATGTTGTAACTAAATGTGGGTGGATTCCAATAAAATGATGTATTTCCTTCTGTATTGACTTCGATCGCAGATCTGTAAGGATGGAATAAGTGATTGGATTAGTAAGCACTGTGCCATTACATTTCAGATTGACAAGTGGGAGCTCATCAACGGAAGGAAATTAGTTTTCACAGTAGTCTCATTCACCAGAGCCTGTATGCCTGGTGTGCAATAAATGCATTTGCCATAAGCACTGAATGACCTGGCATAGGTGTTTTTAGGGCTGGCATTATTACTGTATAACTGACGTTTATGGATGAAAACCTGTCCTGAAAAAAAAAGTACCCCCCCCCCGACAAAAAAAATGGAACGAACAGCTGATCAAAGACGAGACGGTCAGCATTCGTGCGGTTGAGTCCATTTCTAAGGTAACATGTACTATTTACAACAcgatgaaactttgttgctccttgctgaaacaagcatggtgttgtagcaaacaagtCTTTGGTTACCTAGGAAACACccccctccctgcagcagcagcagcacacatagcAATAGAATGGATACTAAATgagttaaatgtcttacctgtgatttaaatgttttccacacgCATAGCTACTGtacgtgtagcctacttggacacccTGTCCCCACAATTTCCCACTCCCCATGTTGAATAGTCTggagccacagggctcttctccaAGGCCCGATTTCCTTAAGTGGGAGCATTGCGAACCACAGGTGGGAATTTTGATCTGGTTACATGTACAtagaacaacacagcagcttgtCAGCATgctttgttatttctgtataacaaaaaaaagcaatgacgaagttggctcttttacactgggggtcaatgggaaagaatgttGTTTTCTACAATTTGTAGGCATGGTCGAGGGGGATTTGTTATTGCGTAAATATTGACTTGAAgtatggctgcctggtattgtgatgcaataatttccatggtaatgtaaatATTAATTCAAATTATGTAAACATGGCTCAtgcaatgaaatgtattttttgtatggtcagttgagttgaatcaacaaatcacagcatattgatgggtacacttcctgcttttatcTTCAACCTAGCTTTTACGTCTTGATTTtatttcctgctttgctcctatgggtacacttgcaatagccgccagtccacccattatgccaccATCGACTTGAATGGGAAcgcccattctattcattctatttttaTGGCTGCACATGCAGtaaggaaaggaggaggggagaaaatgtgtgtctaaaaaaatatatatattcaaacatttataaCGGTGACCACTTtcatttggctgaccaataacTGCCATCCAAAAATCCATGACTGTCACAGCCCTACTGTAGgcgttttgttgttgttacaaaaacatttctctctATTCTTTCAGGGCGGAAGTTTGTCAGTATTCTGATGCGGTACTGGTATCTAACAAGTGCCCGGTTGCCTGAGGAATCATTGGAGGGAACACGCATCTTTCAGGTGGCCATAGGTGGTGAGGGTGAGCCGGAGACTAAGAGACTGCTCACAGCGAACTATGAGtgagttttttgttgttattgttgctaAAGTACAATGTGTCACAGCTGATTTAATGGTCTGCAGTTGGAAGTGGCTGTGATTAAGCAATTCATACTAAGTATCTCTCTGGCAAATAGAAAGCATTAAGTCTGCAAACAGTCTCTCAGGGATGAGCCACTCTTAGATCCTAGATCTGTTCCCAAGGAACAACTACCTGCAGTAACCTCCTTTGCATGACTGTCAAGTGTCTCACTTGCTTAATGTTTAGACTTCCTGTTTAACAACCCTTTTGTACATCATGGCTGTTTGCAGATTCCAAAGGGAGTTTACTAAGGGGGTGCCGCCGGACTGGACCATCACCAGGATAGAGCACTCCAAGCTGCTGGATTAAACTGGGATTGTGAATGGAAATTatagggggagatggagagtggTAGAGAGGCCGAGAATGGAAGACCATCCTTCCTCCTGACCCTACAAGAATATCCCCCTAACTGCTAAAATCTTGAGATGCTCTCAAAGATAGCTCTCAAACTCAAGACCAGAAAAGACATGGGGAATATTCGGGGCAAACTTTCTATCATAATTGTACTACTATACGGAAGTCTGTGTAAGACCAGGTTGCTGAGTTTTTTTGCCCTTGTCTCAGGCAGCACCGCAATCAGTGGTCAAAACTAGGCTTTGTCAGTTCTGCCTCTAAGGTCTGAgattcattattttgtttaatgggGAGGGTAGACAAGGGGCATACAGACAGTGTGAAGAAACAGAATGAGCTCTGTATTGAGATTCTGTCTTCGATCTGCTGCTGCCCCGCTTTGGTGTCTTGAAGTAGAGCGTGCACACAGACTGAAGAAAATGTCACACTTTAATGTTTAGGATtcagatgtaaaaaaaattagGATGATAATTCAAGCATGCCCTGAGCAAATTTTTCTCAAACCTCATTGTACTCCTGCATTTACACACTCAATAGTTATGTAGAGAGGATGAATTCCAACTATGCCATAAAAATTACTATAGCTACTGTTTCCATTTTTTGAGATGTGCTCTGTCATCAGAATTGTCCATCTGAAAATAAGTGATAACCAATTACTGTTGGTGACTgaaagtatacagttgaagtcggaagtgtacatacacttaggttggagttattaaaactcgtttttcaaccactccacaaatttcttgttaacaaactatagtgttggcaagtcggtcaggacatctactttgtgcgtgacacaagtcatttttccaacaattgtttacagacatattatttcactgataatccactgtatcacaattcccgtgggtcagacatttacatacactaagttgactttaaacagcttggaaaattccagaaaatgatgtcatggctttagaagcttctgataggctaattgacatcatttgagtcaattggaggagtacctgtggatgtatttcaaggcctaccttcaaactcagtgcctctttgcttgacatcatgggaaaatcaaaagaaatcagccaagacctcagaaaaaaaaattgtggacctccacaagtctggttcatccttgggagcaatttccaaatgcctgaaggtaccacattcatctttacaaac
Protein-coding regions in this window:
- the maip1 gene encoding m-AAA protease-interacting protein 1, mitochondrial, with amino-acid sequence MALPMLRGCYCSRTPSVLIRFLKPDHVVQPQSNKTTRLAPTLSVGVVSTVRPYSSDRGGGKQNQKVVVVGIPNPFIWFRTRIYYFLIRVYFDKEFKIEEFTEGSKQAFSHVSRLLSGSQFESLEGLVAKDLIAKLEEKCALLPPSHLQALSADPEDLMYTTPGDVGIYYDDDGRKFVSILMRYWYLTSARLPEESLEGTRIFQVAIGGEGEPETKRLLTANYEFQREFTKGVPPDWTITRIEHSKLLD